The DNA window GCGCAACCGGCTCAAGGTGATCGACGAGGTCAACAACGGTCTTTCGTACTACGACTACACTTTTTTCAAGGAGTTACCCCGGGTCTATGCCTCCCTCGAGGATCAGCTTGCGGCCTTGGATCCCCTATGGGAGAGCATTGAGCTGCCCTCCTTCTTGCGTATGGGCAGCTGGATCGGCGGAGACCGCGACGGCAATCCTTTCGTGACCGCGGATGCCCTGCGGCAGGCCCTTCTGCTGCAGAGCAAGCACGCTCTCAGCTTCTATCTGGAAGAGCTCCATTGCCTGGGCGCTGAACTGTCGCTCGATGGGCGTTATGTGAACGTCTCCGACGAGATCCAGGAACTCGCCAAGGCCTCTCCCGATCCCTCTCCCCATCGTCAGGACGAGCCTTATCGCAGAGCAATCACAGGCATCTATGCACGCCTTGCCGCAACCGCAGCCCGGCTTGGGCACGGCGATGTGGCGCGCCATGCGGTAGGCGAGGCACCGGCCTATGACAGCATCGAGGAGTTTGAGGGTGAACTCTCGGTCCTTCACCGCTCCCTGCGCTCGAACGGATCGGGATCGCTGGCACGTGGCCGCCTGCGCAAACTGCGCCGTGCCGTCAGCGTCTTCGGGTTCCATCTGGCCAGCGTCGACATGCGCCAGAATTCCGACGTTCATCAGCGTGTCGTGGCCGAGCTTTTTGAGAAGGCCAATCCCGGAACCGCCTATGAAGGGCTGCCGGAGGATAAGCGCGTCGCCCTGCTCCTGGAAGAGCTTCGCACGCCGCGCCTCCTCATGTCGCCCTATCTCGACTATTCGCCTGAGACCGCATCCGAACTGGCCATCGTTCACGAAGCCGCCGAAGCCCATCGGCGCTATGGCCGCGCGGCCGTGCCGAACTACGTCATCTCCAAAGCGAGCGATCCATCCGACATCCTAGAGGTGGCTCTTCTCCTAAAGGAGGCGGGCCTCCTGCGTCCGCGCGACGGCGAGATGGATGTGAACATCATCCCGCTCTTCGAGACCATCGCGGATCTGCGCAATTGCAGCGGCGTGATGGATGCTTTGTTCTCCTTGCCGGATTACATGCGCCTGTTGCGCAGCCGCGGGCAGGCCCAGGAGGTGATGCTCGGCTATTCTGACAGCAACAAGGACGGCGGCTTTCTCACCTCCGGCTGGGAGCTCTACAAGGCGGAGATCGAGCTGATCGAGGTGTTCAAGCGCCACAGCGTCGCCCTTCGGCTGTTCCATGGCCGTGGCGGATCCGTGGGCCGCGGCGGCGGACCGAGCTATCAGGCGATCCTGGCGCAACCGGGCGGGGCCGTGCAGGGCGCCATTCGGATCACCGAACAGGGCGAGGTGATTGCCGGCAAATACTCGAATCCGGATCTCGGGCGCCGCAATCTTGAAATCCTCGCCGCGGCCACTCTCGAAGCTACCCTTCTGCATTCAGGCCAGTCCGCCCCTCGCGACGAGTACCTGAAGGCGATGGACGAGCTTTCGAACAGCGCCTTCAAGGCGTATCGGGCGCTCGTCTATGAGACCGAAGGGTTCGAGCGCTATTTCTGGGAATCGACTGTCATCGGCGAGATCGCCAATCTGAATATCGGCAGCCGGCCGGCATCGCGCACGAACTCCCGGCGCATCGAGGATCTGCGCGCCATCCCATGGGTGTTCGGCTGGGCGCAGTGCCGCCTCATGCTGCCGGGCTGGTACGGCTTCGGCTCCGCGGTGAACGAGTGGCTCGAAAAGCGGCCCGACACCGGCATGGCGCTGCTGCAGGAGATGTATCGCGACTGGCCGTTCTTCCAGGCGCTGCTCTCGAACATGGACATGGTCCTGGCGAAGAGCAACATCGCGATCGCCTCACGTTATGCGAACCTCGTCGCGGACGACGCCTTGCGCGAGGCCATCTTCCCGCGCCTGCGCCGTGAATGGGAGGATTCGATCAGGCAGCTGCTTGCCATCATGCGGCAGCAATCCCTGCTCGACGGCAATCCGCTCCTGGCCCGTTCGATCCGAAACCGCTTCCCGTATCTCGATCCGCTGAACCACCTGCAGATCGAACTGCTGAAGCGTCACCGCTCCGGCGATGCGGACGAGCAGGTCGTGCAGGGCATCCACCTATCTATCAACGGCATCGCGGCGGGTCTGCGCAACAGCGGCTAAGAAACAAGGTTGCGGAACCGTGCTCCGGCTTCCCGGTTGAGTCTTCAGCATGCATCCCCTGTCGGATGCATCTGATGAACCCAGCCCGAGAGGAAAATGCCATGTCCCGCGGTGACAAGTCCGCCTATACCGACAAGCAGAAGCGCAAGGCCGAGCATATCGAGGAATCCTACGAGAGCCGTGGACTCTCGGAAAAGGAGGCCGAGAGGCGCGCTTGGGCCACCGTCAACAAGCAGGATGGCGGCGGCAAGAAGAGCGGATCCGGACGCAGCTAAAGGCGAAGAGCCGGCTGCAGCTAAGATAGTGCGCCGGGCGCAAAGCGGGTGTATGGAGGTTCCTGTTCTCTTGCCCGCTTTGCCGAGGAGGAAGTCTTGCTCACGAGTTCTGCCGCCGGGGTCTACGTCATCTGCCCCACGCCCTTCGAGAGCGACGGACGGGTCGACGTCGCCTCGACCGACCGGATGGTCGAGGCCTATCTGAAAGCCGGCGCGACCGGACTGACGATTCTAGGCATCATGGGCGAGGCACCCAAGCTCGCGGCCGATGAGGCCCTGGCCTTCACCCGACAGGTGATCGCCACGGTGGCGGGCCGCGTCCCCGTCATCGTCGGGGTATCGGCGGCCGGCTTCGCCGCCATGTCGGGCCTGTCGTCCAAGGTGATGGATGCGGGCGCCGCCGGCGTCATGATCGCGCCGCCCTCGACCTTGAAGACCGACGACCAGATCGTCTCCTATTACGCGGATGCCGTGGAGGCCATCGGCCCGGATGTTCCGTGGGTGATCCAGGACTATCCCCTCACCACCAACGTGGTCATGACCCCGAAGGTGATCATGCGCATCATCGAGCAGAGCCCGTCCTGCGTGATGCTCAAGCACGAGGATTGGCCCGGCCTCGACAAGATCACGGCGCTGCGCCGCGCAAGCGATGCGGGCCAGGTGCGCCGCGTGTCCATTCTCTGCGGCAATGGCGGGATGTTCCTCCCCTTCGAGATGGAGCGGGGCGCGGACGGCGCCATGACGGGCTATGCCTACCCGGAGATGCTGGTCGGCGTGGTCGATTTCATCAACCAGGGCAAGCGGGCGGAGGCGCACGATCTCTTCGACCGCCATCTGCCGCTGGTGCGCTACGAGACACAGCCCGGCGTGGGCCTCGCCGTGCGCAAGTACGTGCTGAAGCGGCGCGGCATCATCGCATCCGATACGCTGCGCAAGCCGGGGCCGAAGCTGAGCCCGGAAACCATTGCCGACATCGAATGGCTGATGCAGCGCATCGAGCGCTCGTGAAGCAACAAGGGGAGTTTTCACGCATGGAAACAGGATTGAAGGGAAAGCGCGCGCTCGTTCTCGGCGCGAGCAAAGGGTTGGGCTTCGGCATCGCGCAGGGCTTGGCCGAGGAGGGCGCCCGGGTCGCCATCGCGAGCCGCAGCATGGACGGGTCGAAGGCGGCTGCCGACAAGATCGGCAGGGACGTCCTGCCGTTCATCTGCGATACCGGCAAGGTCGATCAGGTCGATGCCCTGGTCAAGGATGTGACGGAAGCGCTCGGCGGCGTCGACATTCTCGTGCTCAACAGCGGCGGTCCGCCGCCCGGCAAGGCGCAAGGGGTGTCGTCCGATCAGTGGCGCCAGTCGTTCGAGGCGATGTTCGTCAACCTGGTGCGGATTGCCGATCAGCTTCTCCCCGGCATGATCGAGCGCAAGTTCGGCCGCATCATTTCGGTGATCTCGTCCGGCGTGATCCAGCCGATCCCGAACCTCGCGATCTCGAACGCGATCCGTCCCGCGCTCGTCGGCTGGGGCAAGACGCTCGCGAGCGAAGTGGCCTCCTCGGGCGTGACCGTGAACGCCGTCGCGCCGGGCCGCATCGCTACCGATCGCCTGAAGCAGCTCGATGCCGCCAATGCGGAGCGGACCGGCCGTTCCGTCGAAGATGTGGCGAACGCTGCCCGCGCGGGCATTCCGGCAGGTCGCTACGGCGAGATTGAGGAGTTCGCGGCTGCCGCCGTCTTCCTGGCGAGCGAGAAGGCCTCGTTCATGACGGGCTCGATCCTGCGCGTCGATGGCGGGCAGATCTCGTCGACCACCTGATCCGGTTCGACACGGGGGGAGGCGGCCTTCCGCCTCACCCCGTTCAAGCGATCATCCCCGCCCAGTACAGGATGACCCCTGCGATGGACGTCGCTGCAAGCGTCGGCAGCATCCCGATCTTGAAGCGGAACATGGCGATGACGGCCGCCCCTGCGAGCAGCAGCGCCCATTCATCGACACTTTTCCATTCAGGCATATCGAAATCGAGCGGCCCCCATTCCATCGCTCGAACGCGGCCGAAGATCGTGTGAATCCCGAACCAGACGGCAAGGTTCAGGATCACGCCCACCACGGCAGCCGTGATGGCGGTGAGGGCGCCGCTCAGGGCCTTGTTGCCACGTAACACTTCGATGTAGGGCGCCCCGAGGAAGATCCAGAGAAAGCAGGGAGTGAAGGTCACCCATGTGGCAAGGAGGCCGCCGAGCGTGCCTGCCAGGAGCGGAGGAAGCGAGCCGGCGTCCCGGAACGCCGCCATGAACCCCACGAATTGGAGCACCATGATCAAGGGGCCTGGCGTGGTTTCCGCCATGCCGAGTCCATCGAGCATCTCGCCCGGCTGCAGCCAGCCATAGGTTTCCACGGCCTGCTGAGCCACATAGGCCAGAACCGCGTAGGCGCCCCCGAAGGTGACCATCGCCATCTTGGAAAAGAAGATCGCGATCTGGCTGAAGACGTCGTTGCGGCCGAGGATCAGCAGGAGAGCCAGAACCGGCACCAGCCAGAGCGCAAGCCAGATCGCCGCGACGCGCACGCTTCGTCCCGTGCTGGGTGTGGCGTGGGCGGGACGGTGCTCCCCGAGAAGATTGTCGCCGTCCTGCGCGTCCGCGCCGTGTCCGCCGGCTTCGAACTGCGGGAGACCCGCCCGCGCACCGACAAAGCCGATCACCGCGGCCGCGAGAATGATCAGAGGAAAGGGCGCGCCGAGGAAGAAGATCGCCACGAAGGCCGCCGCAGCAATCCCGATCAGGATGCGGTTCTTCAATGCCCGCCTGCCGATCCGGACCACGGCCTCGAGAACGATGGCCAGCACGGCTGCCTTCAGGCCGAAGAAGAGCGCCGCCACGATGCCGATCTTGCCGTAGAGGGCATAGACCCAACTGAGGCCCATGATGGCGACGATCCCGGGCAGGATGAACAGCCCTCCCGCCATGATGCCGCCGAGGGTGCGGTGCATGAGCCAGCCCACATAGGTGGCAAGCTGCTGGGCCTCCGGACCCGGCAGCAGCATGCAGTAGTTGAGGGCATGGAGGAAACGTCCTTCGGAGATCCAGCGCTTCTCCTCCACCAGGATCCGGTGCATCACGGCAATCTGCCCGGCCGGCCCGCCGAAGCTCAGGGCCGCCACGCGCAGCCAGACGCGGAACGCCTCGCCGAGAGAGACACCGTGATCGGGCAGAGCTTGCCCCTTGGCCTGCCCGGGTTCGCGCATTGTTTCGTTCACGTCATGCCCCTGGTTTTCGCGTGGGCCAATTGTGCGTTTCATCGGTCGCGTCCCGGCACCAGCGATAGAAGGCATCATAGAGCAGAAGCCCGGCTTCGACCTGTGCGAGGTCGTCCGCATACATCCGGGACAATCCCAGCGAGGCGGCGAGCAGACCGGGCGCTTCGGGCGCCAGGTCGAGCCGCGCCGTGTCGGCGCCTCTGACGATGGTGGCGAGCCGCTTCAGCGGCGCGGTGGACAGCCCGAACTCCTCGACCATGACATCGAAGGTGCAGAGCTCGCCCCGATGGCTCCAGAATATCTCATCGCCTTCGATATCGAAGGGCGTCGCCGAGAAGCGTTCGGAAACACCTTGGACCTCCGAGGTCGGAACGAACAGGAAGACGGCGTCGGGGTCGACGAAACGGCGGATCAGCCAGGGGCAGGCGATCCGGTCGATCTTGGGTCGCGAGCGGGTGACCCAGACCGTCCTTCCTTGCCGATCGAGCGATGGGATCCGATCCGACGGGACCATGGGCAAACCAGCCTGCGCCCAGGCCAGCGCCCCGCCTTCAAGGGAGTCCGCCGGCACTCCTGCATGGCGCAGCCAAGCCGCCACCCCGTGGCTGAGCTTCAGACCCTTCTGACAGATCACGACGGCAGTCCGGCCCTCAAAGTCAACGAACCAGTCGGCAACGGTCTCGAAAGACCTCCGCCGGGAGCCGGGGATGAGGCGGGGGTCGCCTGCAAAATCCTCATCGGTGCGCACATCGATGAGGACGGGGCATCTGGGCGTGCCGACAAGGCGCGACAGCTTTTCGGGAGAGATGGTGTTGAATGACGACATGGTGCATCCGTGATGGTTGAGAGCGGATGCGATGCTTGGGCATGTCGCCTCGTGGGGAGATCGCGATCCCCATAG is part of the Microvirga terrae genome and encodes:
- the ppc gene encoding phosphoenolpyruvate carboxylase; this translates as MSLINPDVTPEKDLPLRDDIRLLGRILGDTIREQEGEAAFEIVERIRQTSIRFHRNEDDAARRELETTLNSLSRGRSNQIIRAYSYFSHLANIAEDQHHVRRSRAHAMAGAHAVEAAAPREGTLARALKLIQDAGVSHSALQAVFASALVCPVLTAHPTEVRRKSTIDREMEISQILAQRDRQHLTPDEEAACQEALRRAILTLWQTSILRRNRLKVIDEVNNGLSYYDYTFFKELPRVYASLEDQLAALDPLWESIELPSFLRMGSWIGGDRDGNPFVTADALRQALLLQSKHALSFYLEELHCLGAELSLDGRYVNVSDEIQELAKASPDPSPHRQDEPYRRAITGIYARLAATAARLGHGDVARHAVGEAPAYDSIEEFEGELSVLHRSLRSNGSGSLARGRLRKLRRAVSVFGFHLASVDMRQNSDVHQRVVAELFEKANPGTAYEGLPEDKRVALLLEELRTPRLLMSPYLDYSPETASELAIVHEAAEAHRRYGRAAVPNYVISKASDPSDILEVALLLKEAGLLRPRDGEMDVNIIPLFETIADLRNCSGVMDALFSLPDYMRLLRSRGQAQEVMLGYSDSNKDGGFLTSGWELYKAEIELIEVFKRHSVALRLFHGRGGSVGRGGGPSYQAILAQPGGAVQGAIRITEQGEVIAGKYSNPDLGRRNLEILAAATLEATLLHSGQSAPRDEYLKAMDELSNSAFKAYRALVYETEGFERYFWESTVIGEIANLNIGSRPASRTNSRRIEDLRAIPWVFGWAQCRLMLPGWYGFGSAVNEWLEKRPDTGMALLQEMYRDWPFFQALLSNMDMVLAKSNIAIASRYANLVADDALREAIFPRLRREWEDSIRQLLAIMRQQSLLDGNPLLARSIRNRFPYLDPLNHLQIELLKRHRSGDADEQVVQGIHLSINGIAAGLRNSG
- a CDS encoding SDR family oxidoreductase, whose translation is METGLKGKRALVLGASKGLGFGIAQGLAEEGARVAIASRSMDGSKAAADKIGRDVLPFICDTGKVDQVDALVKDVTEALGGVDILVLNSGGPPPGKAQGVSSDQWRQSFEAMFVNLVRIADQLLPGMIERKFGRIISVISSGVIQPIPNLAISNAIRPALVGWGKTLASEVASSGVTVNAVAPGRIATDRLKQLDAANAERTGRSVEDVANAARAGIPAGRYGEIEEFAAAAVFLASEKASFMTGSILRVDGGQISSTT
- a CDS encoding chromate resistance protein ChrB domain-containing protein, producing MSSFNTISPEKLSRLVGTPRCPVLIDVRTDEDFAGDPRLIPGSRRRSFETVADWFVDFEGRTAVVICQKGLKLSHGVAAWLRHAGVPADSLEGGALAWAQAGLPMVPSDRIPSLDRQGRTVWVTRSRPKIDRIACPWLIRRFVDPDAVFLFVPTSEVQGVSERFSATPFDIEGDEIFWSHRGELCTFDVMVEEFGLSTAPLKRLATIVRGADTARLDLAPEAPGLLAASLGLSRMYADDLAQVEAGLLLYDAFYRWCRDATDETHNWPTRKPGA
- the chrA gene encoding chromate efflux transporter, whose protein sequence is MREPGQAKGQALPDHGVSLGEAFRVWLRVAALSFGGPAGQIAVMHRILVEEKRWISEGRFLHALNYCMLLPGPEAQQLATYVGWLMHRTLGGIMAGGLFILPGIVAIMGLSWVYALYGKIGIVAALFFGLKAAVLAIVLEAVVRIGRRALKNRILIGIAAAAFVAIFFLGAPFPLIILAAAVIGFVGARAGLPQFEAGGHGADAQDGDNLLGEHRPAHATPSTGRSVRVAAIWLALWLVPVLALLLILGRNDVFSQIAIFFSKMAMVTFGGAYAVLAYVAQQAVETYGWLQPGEMLDGLGMAETTPGPLIMVLQFVGFMAAFRDAGSLPPLLAGTLGGLLATWVTFTPCFLWIFLGAPYIEVLRGNKALSGALTAITAAVVGVILNLAVWFGIHTIFGRVRAMEWGPLDFDMPEWKSVDEWALLLAGAAVIAMFRFKIGMLPTLAATSIAGVILYWAGMIA
- a CDS encoding dihydrodipicolinate synthase family protein yields the protein MLTSSAAGVYVICPTPFESDGRVDVASTDRMVEAYLKAGATGLTILGIMGEAPKLAADEALAFTRQVIATVAGRVPVIVGVSAAGFAAMSGLSSKVMDAGAAGVMIAPPSTLKTDDQIVSYYADAVEAIGPDVPWVIQDYPLTTNVVMTPKVIMRIIEQSPSCVMLKHEDWPGLDKITALRRASDAGQVRRVSILCGNGGMFLPFEMERGADGAMTGYAYPEMLVGVVDFINQGKRAEAHDLFDRHLPLVRYETQPGVGLAVRKYVLKRRGIIASDTLRKPGPKLSPETIADIEWLMQRIERS